The following proteins come from a genomic window of Edaphobacter sp. 4G125:
- a CDS encoding ArsR/SmtB family transcription factor, whose protein sequence is MTRKAHPTDVFSAIAEPRRREVITVLSDGQEYAVNEIVLRMRMAQPAVSKHLGALRKAGVVTMVKRGQHRMYRLNAEGLKPVHDWVKVFERYWTHQVSEIKRRAERKALERMIRLDDDSNR, encoded by the coding sequence ATGACACGAAAGGCACATCCGACGGACGTCTTCAGCGCAATCGCTGAACCTCGGAGACGCGAGGTCATCACCGTGCTGTCCGACGGACAGGAGTATGCCGTCAACGAGATCGTCCTCCGCATGAGGATGGCTCAACCCGCTGTCTCTAAACACCTGGGTGCACTGCGTAAGGCCGGCGTGGTGACGATGGTCAAACGGGGACAGCATCGTATGTATCGCCTTAATGCTGAGGGCCTGAAACCGGTGCACGACTGGGTGAAGGTTTTCGAACGCTACTGGACACACCAGGTTAGCGAGATCAAACGGCGTGCTGAGCGGAAGGCGCTGGAACGGATGATCCGCCTGGACGACGATTCAAACCGATAA
- a CDS encoding SRPBCC family protein yields MAATVKEGVVQAFEILKEEEIAAPIEIVFETILEQMGPLNSTPEKPMPMVLEAWPGGRWFRDLGNNTGHFWGTVQAIKAPSLLEISGPLFMSNPAVSNLQYRLTEEDGITRMRFVHRAMGWVGDQERGVDDGWSQLIGRIRTAAAARAGR; encoded by the coding sequence ATGGCAGCCACTGTAAAGGAAGGTGTCGTACAGGCCTTCGAGATCCTTAAAGAAGAGGAGATTGCGGCCCCGATCGAGATTGTCTTCGAGACGATTCTTGAGCAGATGGGGCCGTTGAACTCAACCCCGGAAAAGCCGATGCCGATGGTGTTGGAGGCGTGGCCGGGCGGACGATGGTTCCGCGATCTGGGCAACAACACGGGCCACTTTTGGGGTACAGTGCAGGCGATTAAGGCGCCGTCGCTGCTCGAAATTTCAGGGCCACTCTTTATGTCGAACCCCGCCGTGTCGAACCTGCAATATCGCCTTACGGAAGAAGACGGCATAACTCGTATGCGCTTTGTGCACCGGGCGATGGGTTGGGTAGGCGATCAGGAGCGCGGTGTGGACGATGGCTGGAGTCAGTTGATCGGACGAATCCGCACGGCAGCAGCGGCACGGGCAGGGAGGTAA
- a CDS encoding DUF899 domain-containing protein translates to MTSNEQIAGMKKPPVVSAEEWQKAWQEMLVKEKEHTRSRDALAAARRRMPWQMVEKEYSFEGPQGKVSLLDLFERRRQLVLYRAFYDSNVYGWPDHACVGCSLGADQVSHLSHLHARDTTLAYASRGSQENIARLKQRMGWEKIPWFTITDDFDKDFGVDEWHGHNVFFRDENDKIFRTYYINNRGDEAMGSVWSYLDLTPLGRQEDWEDSPEGYPKTDRYKWWRWHDAYGKEDEKWNKVVDQATVTLNL, encoded by the coding sequence ATGACAAGCAATGAGCAGATCGCAGGAATGAAGAAGCCTCCGGTTGTGTCGGCGGAGGAGTGGCAGAAGGCGTGGCAGGAGATGCTGGTCAAAGAGAAGGAGCACACCCGTTCGCGTGATGCGCTAGCTGCAGCGCGACGGCGAATGCCCTGGCAGATGGTCGAGAAGGAGTACAGTTTCGAAGGTCCGCAGGGAAAGGTTTCGCTGCTCGATCTGTTTGAAAGACGGCGGCAGTTGGTACTTTACCGCGCTTTCTACGATTCGAATGTATACGGCTGGCCAGACCATGCATGTGTCGGTTGCTCGCTGGGTGCAGATCAGGTTTCGCATCTCTCGCACCTGCACGCGCGAGATACCACGCTGGCCTATGCTTCACGCGGATCGCAGGAAAACATTGCCCGTCTAAAGCAGCGGATGGGATGGGAGAAGATTCCCTGGTTTACGATTACGGATGACTTCGATAAGGACTTCGGCGTGGATGAGTGGCATGGGCACAATGTCTTCTTCCGTGACGAGAACGACAAGATTTTCCGCACGTACTACATCAATAATCGCGGCGATGAGGCGATGGGCAGTGTGTGGAGCTACCTGGACCTGACTCCTCTGGGGCGGCAGGAGGATTGGGAAGACTCACCAGAGGGTTATCCGAAGACGGATCGTTACAAGTGGTGGCGTTGGCACGATGCTTACGGGAAAGAGGATGAGAAGTGGAACAAGGTGGTTGATCAGGCCACAGTGACACTGAATCTGTAA